AACCTCCAGTATGACGGCGTCGGACCTGTTGGCGTCATCCACCAAATCCAGGATTGGAGTGCCGATATTGCCAGCAACTACCCTGCGAATTCCGGAATTTTCAAGCAAATGCCCGATCAGTGAGGTCGTCGTCGTCTTTCCGTTGGTGCCCGTAACAGCGACTATCGGTCTGTCTATCCTACCGACCGCAAGCTCCATCTCTCCCACGACAGCCCCGCCTCGCCTGCAAATATCTTCGAGACCCTCAAGGCTAGGTGAAACCCCGGGGCTTATTACTGCCATGTCAGAGGAAGATATTACAGCGGGATCATTTCCGCCAAATCTGAGAGAGACACCGACATCCTTCAGAGAGAGAATTGCATTTTCCATCTCCGCCTGGGGTTTGCTGTCCAGGGCAGTTACCACTGCCCCTTCGCGCGCGAGAAAACGCGCGGCAGCGATCCCGGATTTTCCGAGGCCCACGACGACAATTTTTTTACCCCTGAAGTTCATCCGCACCCTTTTAAAATCACCTTATTTTGAGCGTGGCCAAACTGACCAGCGCCAATATTATCGATATTATCCAAAACCTGACTATCACCTTCGACTCGGACCACCCCTTGAGTTCAAAATGGTGGTGAATCGGAGCCATTCTGAAAATCCTTCTTCCTGTGAGTTTGAACGATATCACCTGAGTTATGACCGATATCGTTTCCAGGACGAAGATTCCGCCTATCACTATCAGTAGAATTTCATTTTTGGTGACCACGGCTACGTATCCAAGCAGGGCGCCCATCGGGATGGAGCCTACATCCCCCATAAATATTGAAGCAGGGTGTGCGTTGAACCACAGAAACCCTATACACGCTCCGACGCACGCGCCACATAGCACCGAAAGTTCTCCGCTTCCGGGCACGAACTGGACTGTCAGATATCTGGCGATCGCGGCATGCCCTGCGACGTAAGCCAAAACTGCATAGGCCAAAAACGCAACCATAGCCGGGACGCTTACGAGCCCATCGAGACCATCCGTAAGGTTCACGGCGTTTGATGCTCCCACAATGACGAGGGCCGCGAACGGAATGTAGAACCATCCCAGATCGGGCTGGAGTCCTTTGAAAAATGGTACCACTAAATTTCTATCCATCCCCATAACATCGAAAAGAACCATGACGGCAAAGGTGGCAAAAATTAGCTGAAGCGGAAATTTCCATCTGGCACGAAGCCCCTTGGCATCCCTAAGTATCACCTTCCTGTAGTCGTCTATAAAACCTATCACACCGAATATTATGATTATGGCCGAAGCGAGAATAATGAAGGGATCTAAAAATTTGGACCACAGCAGTATCGAGGCAAAAACCGATATCCATATCAGTATGCCTCCCATCGTAGGCGTTCCCCTTTTGTCCATATGGGTAACTGGACCGTCGTCCCTGACGGTCTGCCAAAACTGCTTTTTGGCGAGAAAGCGAATGAACGGCTTCCCGAAAACGAAGTAGATAAACATCGCCGTAAACGCGGCCATCAACGTCCTGAAGGTGATATACCTTATGACGTTAAAACCTACGAACCTGTCGTACAGCGGATATAAAAGATAATATAGCATCCCCTGCCGCTCCTCATCCCATTCCTATGGAATGTTTCAAAGACTCTACGACTTTCTCCATCTTCATTCCCCGCGAGCCCTTTACCAATACGACATCGCCCGCCTTTAGGATATCTTCCAAATCCCCTGCAATTTTGCCGATATCATCAAAGACGGTTATATCCGACTGGGACATCCCGGCCTCAGACGCCCCAGCCTTGATGGCGCTCGAGAAATTTCCGACGACATAGATCATGTCAACGCCTAGCCGCACGGCATCGCTGCCCAACTGCTCATGCAGAGACTCGGACTCGCTTCCCAGTTCGAGCATGTCGCCAAGCACGGCTATGAATTTTCCTGTCCTCTTGGCCGACCCCACAGTCCTGAAAGCCGCCCGCATCGATTCCGGATTGGCATTGTACGAATCATTTACAACCCTGACTCCGTTTGCCAGTTGCACCTGTTCGAATCGCATCGCCATCGGGGTAAAATTTGAAAGTCTGTGAGTAGCTTCTTCAGGGTCGACTCCAAGAGCGATCCCGACTGATATCGCAGCCATTGCATTCATGAGATTATGTGTGCCTGGAACCGGAAGCGCTAGCTTTAGCTCCTTTCCCATAACCGAGATAGAAAGCTCCATCGAATCGAGCCCGTCCGTGTCCATGCTCAAAAACCTCACATCGGAATTATTTCTCATCCCGAAAGTTATGCGAGGCCCCCTGTGACCTTCGGCGAGTTTTCTTACCCACGGA
This genomic window from Myxococcales bacterium contains:
- a CDS encoding phospho-N-acetylmuramoyl-pentapeptide-transferase, which codes for MLYYLLYPLYDRFVGFNVIRYITFRTLMAAFTAMFIYFVFGKPFIRFLAKKQFWQTVRDDGPVTHMDKRGTPTMGGILIWISVFASILLWSKFLDPFIILASAIIIIFGVIGFIDDYRKVILRDAKGLRARWKFPLQLIFATFAVMVLFDVMGMDRNLVVPFFKGLQPDLGWFYIPFAALVIVGASNAVNLTDGLDGLVSVPAMVAFLAYAVLAYVAGHAAIARYLTVQFVPGSGELSVLCGACVGACIGFLWFNAHPASIFMGDVGSIPMGALLGYVAVVTKNEILLIVIGGIFVLETISVITQVISFKLTGRRIFRMAPIHHHFELKGWSESKVIVRFWIISIILALVSLATLKIR
- a CDS encoding UDP-N-acetylmuramoyl-tripeptide--D-alanyl-D-alanine ligase; amino-acid sequence: MKFKMDEIARATNGTVIGGRGEHLCVGIGIDSRKANRSELFVAIKGAHFDGHDFIPSAIEMGVSSFLVKRGFPAPKGCHVVEVEDTEKALGDIALWWRSKFLIPVIAITGSNGKSTTKEMAFSILSTLGDVLKTEGNFNNLIGLPLTVFRLGGSHVAAILEMGMNAPGEIARLADIARPGIGLITNVTAAHLAKLHSVDAVAHAKGELFEKMGNEGTIIVNNEDPWVRKLAEGHRGPRITFGMRNNSDVRFLSMDTDGLDSMELSISVMGKELKLALPVPGTHNLMNAMAAISVGIALGVDPEEATHRLSNFTPMAMRFEQVQLANGVRVVNDSYNANPESMRAAFRTVGSAKRTGKFIAVLGDMLELGSESESLHEQLGSDAVRLGVDMIYVVGNFSSAIKAGASEAGMSQSDITVFDDIGKIAGDLEDILKAGDVVLVKGSRGMKMEKVVESLKHSIGMG